The Hydrogenobacter sp. T-2 region AAGCATAATAAGGGAAAGGGTAATAACTTTCAGAGAAATAAACATACCATCTCATACCCTGGTTTCTCTTATGAGAGAACGAGGCATAAAACTTTCCCTGTTGTAAAATAGATATATGCCAATCGCTATTACCCTTTTTAGGTTTTTTCTACTCATTCCAACTCTCTATCTTCTTCAAGAAGGACAAAGAAACTTTGCAGGAGTTCTTGTGATAGTTGCGGGCATTTCTGATTGGTTGGATGGTGGGATAGCAAGAAGAAACAATCAGGTAAGTAGATTGGGCATCCTCCTTGACCCCCTCGTGGACAAGGTTTTTGTCCTTGGTATACTATCTTACTTTCTATACGCCCATGAAATAGGACTTTTACCCTTTATATTACTTCTCATAAGGGAGCTTTCTGTATCTT contains the following coding sequences:
- the pgsA gene encoding CDP-diacylglycerol--glycerol-3-phosphate 3-phosphatidyltransferase, whose amino-acid sequence is MPIAITLFRFFLLIPTLYLLQEGQRNFAGVLVIVAGISDWLDGGIARRNNQVSRLGILLDPLVDKVFVLGILSYFLYAHEIGLLPFILLLIRELSVSFLRSISVEKGYSMPASYLGKAKAFFEFITLIALCFGQDYANILLWVSVLLAYISMYDYVIKYLVFEREN